From a single Kryptolebias marmoratus isolate JLee-2015 linkage group LG6, ASM164957v2, whole genome shotgun sequence genomic region:
- the gja5a gene encoding gap junction protein, alpha 5a, translating to MGDWSLLGNFLEEVQEHSTSVGKVWLTILFIFRILVLGTAAESSWGDEQSDFLCDTQQPGCTNVCYDSAFPIAHIRYWVLQIVFVSTPSLIYMGHAMHIVRMEEKKKREQEEREAREEDGKDLQEEKEYLQQNGRGKEGTSGRVRLKGALLQTYILSILIRTVMEVTFIVVQYLIYGVFLKALYLCKAWPCPNPVNCYMSRPTEKNVFIIFMLVVAGVSLLLSVLELYHLGWKSLKRCIHNRTVQKNKHRAVTVSAALESNGHQRPSASCTPPPDFNHCLADPSSMSPMTSMTSHPFNTRMALQQNSVNLATERHRSCDNLEDEEDFLRIRYEQAPSELPNNCSPPSPLHPGYLKDKRRLSLTSGTSSRARQDDLAV from the coding sequence ATGGGCGACTGGAGTCTTCTTGGGAATTTCCTCGAAGAGGTCCAGGAACACTCCACCTCAGTCGGGAAGGTTTGGCTCACTATCCTCTTCATCTTTCGCATCCTGGTGCTGGGCACGGCGGCGGAGTCGTCCTGGGGCGACGAGCAGAGCGACTTCCTGTGCGACACCCAGCAGCCCGGCTGCACCAACGTGTGCTACGACAGCGCCTTCCCCATCGCCCACATTCGCTACTGGGTCCTGCAGATCGTGTTCGTCTCCACGCCGTCGCTCATCTACATGGGCCACGCCATGCACATAGTGCGcatggaggagaagaagaagagggagcaggaggagagggaggccAGGGAGGAGGATGGAAAAGACCTCCAGGAGGAGAAGGAGTACCTCCAGCAGAATGGGAGAGGAAAGGAGGGCACATCGGGCCGTGTTCGCCTAAAGGGAGCCCTGCTGCAGACTTACATCCTGAGCATCTTGATCCGAACAGTGATGGAGGTGACCTTCATCGTGGTGCAGTATCTGATCTACGGGGTGTTCCTCAAGGCGTTGTACCTATGCAAGGCGTGGCCCTGCCCCAACCCCGTAAACTGTTACATGTCTCGGCCCACAGAGAAGAACGTCTTCATCATCTTTATGCTGGTGGTGGCCGGCGTGTCCCTCCTGCTGTCCGTGTTGGAGCTCTACCACCTCGGTTGGAAGAGCCTCAAGAGGTGCATCCATAACAGGACGGTTCAGAAGAACAAGCACAGAGCTGTAACCGTGTCCGCAGCCTTGGAGTCCAACGGTCACCAGCGGCCCTCTGCCTCCTGCACCCCACCACCTGATTTCAACCACTGCCTGGCAGACCCGAGCTCCATGAGCCCCATGACCTCCATGACCTCTCACCCTTTCAACACCAGGATGGCGCTGCAGCAGAACTCGGTCAACCTGGCCACGGAGCGGCACCGCAGCTGCGACAACctggaggacgaggaggacttCCTGAGGATAAGATACGAGCAGGCGCCCTCAGAGCTCCCCAACAACTGCTCCCCTCCCTCTCCGCTGCACCCCGGGTACCTGAAGGACAAACGACGTCTGAGCTTGACCAGCGGGACCAGCAGCCGGGCTCGACAAGACGACCTGGCAGTGTAG
- the LOC108239703 gene encoding gap junction alpha-8 protein, which translates to MGDWSFLGNILEEVNEHSTVIGRVWLTVLFIFRILILGTAAEFVWGDEQSDYVCNTQQPGCENVCYDEAFPISHIRLWVLQIIFVSTPSLVYVGHAVHHVHMEEKRKEREEAELSRQQELSEERLPLAPDQGSVRTTKETSTKGSKKFRLEGTLLRTYICHIIFKTLFEVGFVVGQYFLYGFRILPLYKCSRWPCPNTVDCFVSRPTEKTVFIIFMLAVACVSLFLNFVEISHLGLKKIRFVFRKPAPAPAQGEGSAPLPLQGKSLPPLAVPALQRAKGYRLLEEEKAPPVTHLYPLAEVGMEAGRGTPPFQGLEEKMEEVLPMEDISKVYDETLPSYTQTTETGGVTLHEEEAEEAPPPEVEAESLEEGVNEDVEVEEAVNEEVVTPDEAGMEATDTIEDTRSLSRLSKASSRARSDDLTV; encoded by the coding sequence ATGGGTGACTGGAGCTTTCTGGGTAACATTTTAGAGGAAGTTAACGAGCACTCTACGGTGATCGGCCGGGTGTGGCTCACGGTGCTCTTCATCTTCCGTATCCTCATCCTGGGCACGGCGGCAGAGTTTGTGTGGGGCGATGAGCAGTCCGACTATGTCTGCAACACGCAGCAGCCTGGGTGTGAGAACGTGTGCTACGACGAGGCCTTCCCCATCTCCCACATCCGCCTTTGGGTGCTGCAGATCATCTTTGTCTCCACTCCATCTCTGGTGTATGTGGGTCATGCTGTGCACCATGTCCACATGGAGGAGAAACGTAAAGAGCGCGAGGAGGCCGAACTTAGTCGGCAGCAGGAACTGAGTGAGGAGCGTCTCCCTCTGGCACCTGACCAGGGAAGTGTCCGCACTACAAAGGAGACCAGCACCAAGGGAAGCAAGAAGTTTCGTTTGGAGGGCACCCTGCTGAGGACCTACATTTGCCACATCATCTTCAAAACCCTGTTTGAGGTGGGTTTTGTGGTAGGCCAGTACTTTCTATATGGCTTCCGCATCCTGCCACTGTATAAATGCAGCCGTTGGCCCTGCCCCAACACGGTGGACTGCTTTGTGTCTCGCCCAACAGAGAAGACggtcttcatcatcttcatgtTGGCTGTGGCCTGCGTCTCACTCTTCCTCAACTTTGTGGAGATCAGCCACCTGGGCCTGAAGAAAATTCGCTTTGTTTTTCGTAAGCCAGCTCCAGCCCCGGCCCAAGGTGAGGGGTCAGCACCCCTGCCTCTACAAGGAAAGAGTCTGCCCCCGCTGGCAGTTCCCGCTCTGCAGAGAGCAAAAGGCTACAGGTtgctggaagaggagaaagcTCCCCCTGTAACGCACCTCTACCCTTTGGCCGAGGTTGGCATGGAGGCCGGCAGAGGGACCCCACCCTTCCAGGGTctggaggagaagatggaggaggtGCTGCCCATGGAGGACATCTCTAAGGTGTACGATGAGACTCTACCCTCCTACACCCAGACTACTGAGACAGGGGGAGTGACTTTACATGAGGAGGAGGCCGAGGAGGCACCTCCACCAGAGGTTGAAGCAGAGAGCTTGGAGGAGGGTGTGAATGAGGATGTAGAGGTAGAGGAAGCTGTGAACGAGGAGGTGGTAACTCCAGATGAAGCAGGGATGGAGGCCACTGACACAATAGAAGACACCAGATCACTGAGCCGACTGAGCAAAGCGAGCAGCAGGGCCAGGTCAGACGATCTCACCGTATGA